One Caenibius sp. WL genomic window, CCTGATGGCTTGCGAGTAACGAAGTTGATCGCGCCGCCTTCGGTGTTGCGGCCGAACAGCGTACCCTGCGGGCCGCGCAGAACTTCGACCCGTTCCAGGTCGACGATATCGAAAACGCTGCCCTGCGATTTACCGAGATAGACGCCATCGACATACATGCCCACCGGCGGATCGACCCAGATCGCGGGTTGCCCTGTGATGGAGCCGCGGATCCCGATCGTCGGGATCGAGCGCGTTCCCGGGTTGGAACGATAGAACAGGTTCGGCGCCAGGCCGCCAAGCCCTGCAGCGCTTGTCACCCCGCGCGCCTCGAGCTGCTCCGCACCGATGGCCGTAATGGCGATCGGAACGTCCAGCAGCCTTTCCTCACGCTTCTGCGCCGTGACAATGATTTCACCCAGCCCGCCAGATTTGGTTTCCGCCTTATCTTCGGAACCTGCGCGATCCTGCGCAGCGGCCAGCGCAGGAAACATGGCGAAATACAGCGCCGAACCTGCCAGAATCATCGATTTCATTGATTTCATCGACCCCTCCCATTCTCTCTTTACTTGAGAGCTTTTGCTCACTTTCCCGGGCCGCTCTCCGATCTATGTCGAAGCGGAACAGCGCGCGAGTCTGCGAATCTCGATGGACTATTGGCTATCATCGAAACGAACGGGCAGTCAATCTAATACGAAACTATGCCGTATTTTTACTTCAAGCGCACCCCCGACAACACGATCTGGACGGCCATAGCGACCGCCTCTTCCCTGGCTTGCGCATCGGGGCGCTCTTCACCTGCAAGCCAGCGCACCCCTTCGGTCGCTAGGGTAAAGAAGGTGCGGCAGACGAACGGCCCAGCCACCGGCCAGCCGAACGCCAGAAGGTATCGTCGCAATTGCGCTGCGGGCCCATTGCGCATCAGTTCGCTGACTTCGGCCATCACGGCAGGGAAGCGCCCGGATTCCGCCAGCATCAGCCGATGCAGCGCGAGGCTGCGCGGGGCGAGATGGCGATCGAGCACACCCGCGATCAGCGCCCGCACCGTCTCCTCAATCGTCGCCCCTATAGTCACCGGAATTTGCGGCCCCCAGATGTCTTCCGCTTCGCGCAAGACAACGTGCTGGAACAACGCGACCTTTGTCTCGAAATGACGGAAAAGTGTGGCCTTGCTAACTCCCGCCTGCCGCACGATCCGGTCCAGATTAGCCCCGTGAAAACCTCTCTCGAGGAATTCCTGCATGGCCGCATCGAATAGCCCTTGCAGTCTTTCGAACGGCATGCGGATCGCTGCCCGCGCCTCGGATGGTGTCGGGGCCTCAGACTCCAGGGTGAGCGCCAGCACATCCTTGATCGACACCGCAGGCGCCGTGCGATAGCCATTAAGGAACAAATGCGTGGCCGCACGAGCGATCTTCCGCGCTTCCGCATCGGACGGCTTGGCATATCCGTTCAGGTAACGGCTGCCGTCCACCACGCAGCTGACGAAACGGAAGGCAAGCAGTTCGGGATTGGTCGACACAATCACACCACGCTCGATAAGCTCGGCGAAATAGGATGTCAGAAGATCGGACACCGCGATCCAGGCGTGCTGCAGATCCATGGACAGTGTCGGCAGTTCTCGCTCTGCGGTGATGGTGGCCCGATAGAGGCCACTCCCTTCCCGGCCAATCACAATCGACAGATAGCTGTACGCATAGTTGCAGAGCACCTCCGTCAGATCACTTCCCTTGATCCTGACACACGACAGCGACACACGCATCCGGTTGAGCGCCTGCTCTACGACAGCCGCGAAAAGCGCATCCTTGCTGGGAAACAACTCGTAATAGCTATTCTTTCCGACCCGCGCCTCGCGAGCGATCCGGTCGACGCTGGTCGCCCACACCCCGTGCGTCAGGAATTGCTCCTCCGCCGCATTGATGATGCGCTCGACGGCCGGGGGGGAAGCTTTCAGTTTGGGCACGCACAGGATCCAGATGCTCTTAAACGAAACCGAAGCCTAACCGGTGTCCGCTCGCCTGTAGAGACCCTCGAAAAATAAAACGATTGAGTTTCGAAAATTCCGTACACGGCCGGTAGCCTGTGTCAGCTTTAGCAATTAGTTGGGGAACCACACATAGAGCGTCACCCCCATACAGACGACCTCGGGCGAAGAGTGGAAATAACCGGAACGGATTGGCTGGTTTGCGAGGACGGGGCATCGCCTCGCCTTACGCCCCCTCATTCAAGAAATCGGTGCAATCCTTCTGACAGCACCTCGTGGCTCCATAGCGGCTCGATGTAACCAGTCTGTGGCCAAAACGGCTCCCCAAGGTGATGGCAAGCCGATTCCAGATCAAATCTCAGTGCGTTCCGACAACGTCAGTGCATCGTCGATATCGACACCGAGATATCGCACCGTGTTTTCGATGTTCGTATGATCGTGCCGTCATCCCAGGGCGTGTTCCCACACGTCCCGGGATGCGGCCATCATGGCTTAGCTTACTTGCTGGCTTCGGATTCAGCCTTCTGCTCCTGTGTTGCCGTCTGCTGGATCTGGCTTTGGGTCATGGCTGACATCACGGCATTGCCGCTGGCCGAGAAGTTGCTGGCCGGAAGGAGCGCGCTCGTGTCGTCCATCTTGACCAATATTTGCTGCACTTCGCCGTGGCCATTGACAAAGAGTTGGCGCACCTTGCCGATGCGCTCACCGTCCGGCGCGAGCACCGGCATGCCACGTGTAACCTGGAAACTGCCCTCGCTCGTACCCTTCATATTACCCGAACCGGTGACGGAACCAGGCCATCCGGTGTCACCCGAACCCGATACGCTGCCCGAGCCCGAAAGTGCGTCGGTCAGGCTGCCGGTAAGGCGGCCAGCGAGCGCACCGCTACCCGCACCACCCATGGTACCCTGAGCCGACTCGACGCCGCTGCGACTGGTTTCACGGGCCGATCGCCCTGCGCTGCGTGCAGCATCGGTGCCGAGCAACTGGGCGTCGAGACTGCTCGCACTGCTGCTACTCGCATTACCCAAGGCCTCGCCTGTAATCACCTGAGTGGGTGTGCTGACTGCTGTTGAAAGATCACCGCCACCCGAAGCACGGGTGCTGCGGTCCATGTGAACCTGACCAGTACGACGATTGATAGACTGATTTCCGCTCGTCGAGCCCTCACCGCGAAGCGTACCGCCGGCCGATGAGCGAACAGAGTCAAGCGTGGAGTCCACCGAGCCGGTGCCGCCCAGCGTACCACCGAACGCCCCTCCCAGTCCCCCTCCAAAACCACCGCCCAGCAATTGGGCATGGGCAGGAGCGCCTGAGAGCATCAGGGCCGTAGTCATGATGATGATGATCTTACGCATTTGGCTATCCTTTTCTCGATTTGGTGAAGCGCGTGTGACTTCTGACGGGAAAACGATGACCGACCGCGATATAATCCGTACGGTCGCGCAATTTACTTGGAGCGTCGACAGGAACCACACAAAAGACCCCGCCCATAGAGCATGTCCGGTCCCTTGCGCCCCAGATCGATCGCTTCGCGATCAAGCGCTGCGGTAATACTGGTGACGTTGTCGTTCGCCAGCGTCGCTGCCACTCGTGCGGCGACTAGTGGCGCGGCATAGGAGGTGCCGCGCACACGGATCCACTTTCCCTCGGCGTTTGCCGCCACCATGTCAGCCCCAGGCCCGGCATAATCTAGGTGCAGTGCCTTGCCTGCCTCGATCAGCGCACGATTGCGGCCGTCCACTCCTGTCACCGCGATGACACCGGGATAGGAAGCAGGATAGGCCGGTGGTGCGGCCGGGCCATCATTTCCGACAGGGGCCACCACAAGCACACCACGCCGGCGTGCGGCGGCAATGGCCTGTCCGAGCAGAGGGTTGTTCGGTCCCACCAAACTGATGCAGATGACCCGCACCCGCAAGCTGATCAGCCAGTTGACTGCCCGGCTAATGGCAAGCGCGTTCCCTCCGGTGGGGTCTGCTCCATAGACGTCGGCCGCTGCTATATTTCGCACCCCGGCGCTGCGTAGCAAGGATGCGGCAGCACTCCCGTGGTCGCTCGCACGCGGCGCGCCCTGAACGAAGCCACGAACAGGTCCTGCCGCAGTCGCCGGTCCGACACCGCCATCGATCAATCCGACCTGGGTGGCGATCCCTGGCATGACGGAGGGGCTTTTCTCTGCCCCGGCAGAGGCCGAACCGCCGGCAGGCAGGTGAATGCTGTCGGTGGCAATGTTCGCCTGGGGCAGAAGTTTGTACAGGGCCTGCTCTGCACGAACCAGCGACATGCCTTTCGGCACTCCGAGACGGGCGACTCCGATGTCCAGCTCATCCAGCGTCTCACGTCCAAGCAGCGTGAAGCCGGCGTCCTGAGCCGCCATAAGGTCGGTATGGGCGGGATCGAGCAACAGCAGTTCGCCTTTGCGAGCAGGTTCGCCCGCATTGTCGAACTCGATGCTGTCCCGGTTACGGCGCACCAGTTCGCTCAGCCGTGACACGCGCTGTTCGGCAAGTTTCGTTGCATCGGTG contains:
- a CDS encoding S8 family serine peptidase, producing the protein MRISLAILMFLASAGTVPALAQLSVPPLGGAVGDVLGTVDRTLEPLEQTSQLTTDATKLAEQRVSRLSELVRRNRDSIEFDNAGEPARKGELLLLDPAHTDLMAAQDAGFTLLGRETLDELDIGVARLGVPKGMSLVRAEQALYKLLPQANIATDSIHLPAGGSASAGAEKSPSVMPGIATQVGLIDGGVGPATAAGPVRGFVQGAPRASDHGSAAASLLRSAGVRNIAAADVYGADPTGGNALAISRAVNWLISLRVRVICISLVGPNNPLLGQAIAAARRRGVLVVAPVGNDGPAAPPAYPASYPGVIAVTGVDGRNRALIEAGKALHLDYAGPGADMVAANAEGKWIRVRGTSYAAPLVAARVAATLANDNVTSITAALDREAIDLGRKGPDMLYGRGLLCGSCRRSK
- a CDS encoding TetR/AcrR family transcriptional regulator, which gives rise to MPKLKASPPAVERIINAAEEQFLTHGVWATSVDRIAREARVGKNSYYELFPSKDALFAAVVEQALNRMRVSLSCVRIKGSDLTEVLCNYAYSYLSIVIGREGSGLYRATITAERELPTLSMDLQHAWIAVSDLLTSYFAELIERGVIVSTNPELLAFRFVSCVVDGSRYLNGYAKPSDAEARKIARAATHLFLNGYRTAPAVSIKDVLALTLESEAPTPSEARAAIRMPFERLQGLFDAAMQEFLERGFHGANLDRIVRQAGVSKATLFRHFETKVALFQHVVLREAEDIWGPQIPVTIGATIEETVRALIAGVLDRHLAPRSLALHRLMLAESGRFPAVMAEVSELMRNGPAAQLRRYLLAFGWPVAGPFVCRTFFTLATEGVRWLAGEERPDAQAREEAVAMAVQIVLSGVRLK